One region of Vigna angularis cultivar LongXiaoDou No.4 chromosome 10, ASM1680809v1, whole genome shotgun sequence genomic DNA includes:
- the LOC108323138 gene encoding xyloglucan O-acetyltransferase 1, with protein MEERKMRSALLFKDKSVSFIKRFAFSISYVLLPATLLCTFFYLLSITQYSTTTTTYRPSFSSPHPSLPSTSPSFSSERDKVYHDSCDYSDGEWVDDRSGPLYNVTTCGTIKESEKCISNGRPDLGYLYWRWQPKECNLPRFEPLTFLQVVENKHVAFVGDSLARNQLESLLCMLATVSTPKLVYKSPNDNKFRRWHFPSHNANLSLYWSPFLVEGVERSNEGPYYNTMYLDHVNERWARDLEWFDMIVVSFGHWFLLPSVYYEGGLVIGSLNCPDLNHTEMDFYVPLRKVLRTTLSSIIERKRSEVDVIVKTFSPAHFEGDWDKAGTCLKTEPYKKEEKEVEGMDAEIRKIEIEEVENAKAKATEFGGFR; from the exons atggaagaaagaaaaatgagaagcGCTCTGTTGTTCAAAGACAAATCGGtttctttcataaaaagatTTGCTTTCTCCATTTCCTATGTTCTGCTTCCTGCAACTCTGCTTTGTACATTCTTCTACCTTCTCTCCATAACTCAATATTCCACAACCACCACCACTTACcgtccttctttttcttctcctcaTCCTTCTCTGCCTTCAACatctccttctttttcttcag AAAGGGACAAAGTTTACCATGACTCATGTGACTACTCTGATGGTGAATGGGTTGATGACAGAAGTGGTCCTTTATACAATGTAACTACATGTGGCACAATCAAAGAGAGTGAGAAATGCATCTCCAATGGAAGACCTGACTTGGGCTATCTGTATTGGAGATGGCAGCCCAAAGAATGCAATCTTCCAAGGTTTGAACCTCTCACGTTTCTCCAAGTAGTTGAGAACAAACACGTAGCATTTGTTGGGGACTCTTTGGCCAGGAACCAACTCGAGTCTCTTCTTTGCATGCTAGCCACAGTTTCAACCCCAAAGCTTGTCTACAAAAGTCCCAATGACAACAAATTTCGTCGTTGGCACTTCCCTTCTCACAATGCAAACTTGTCCTTGTATTGGTCACCTTTTCTTGTGGAAGGGGTTGAAAGATCAAACGAAGGGCCTTATTACAACACCATGTATTTGGATCATGTTAATGAGAGATGGGCAAGGGACTTAGAGTGGTTTGACATGATTGTAGTGTCATTTGGGCATTGGTTTTTGCTTCCTTCTGTTTACTACGAGGGTGGTTTGGTTATTGGCAGCTTGAACTGTCCTGATCTGAATCATACTGAGATGGATTTCTATGTCCCATTGAGGAAGGTTTTGAGGACTACTCTGAGTAGCATAATTGAGAGAAAGAGGAGTGAAGTTGATGTGATTGTGAAAACATTTTCACCTGCTCATTTTGAAGGTGATTGGGATAAGGCTGGAACTTGTTTGAAGACTGAGCCTTAcaagaaggaggagaaggaagTTGAAGGCATGGATGCTGAGATCAGAAAGATTGAGATAGAAGAAGTGGAGAATGCAAAGGCAAAAGCTACTGAATTTGGAGGCTTCAGATAA
- the LOC108323136 gene encoding uncharacterized protein LOC108323136, whose product MAPKPPAPPPTNPDALDMMRMMESVISAMSGFLSRNSIKEFPALVEMARVLEKTKLEVDSQKSQPLRVGGPVMSRGGSSSRRTPYSRSPSHVPIGSSSQAFVSSRPSSNSVGVRCYSCGGPHLQSVCPQMEGFKRCNICRVDGHYAKDCPIVRRTDCVADLGLVVRELQYDLAVATPTSGLVKTSTLCARCSVVVEGSRFKVNLICLPLQGLDVILGMDWISANRILIDCGEKKLVFPEEEVAVLLSSGQLK is encoded by the exons ATGGCACCTAAGCCTCCTGCTCCTCCACCCACAAATCCTGATGCACTTGATATGATGAGAATGATGGAATCAGTGATTAGTGCGATGTCG GGCTTTCTATCAAGGAATTCTATCAAGGAATTCCCTGCTTTAGTGGAGATGGCAAGAGTCTTAGAGAAGACTAAGTTGGAAGTTGATAGCCAAAAGAGCCAGCCGTTGAGAGTGGGAGGTCCAGTGATGTCCAGAGGTGGTTCTAGTTCTAGGAGGACTCCCTATTCTAGGTCTCCTTCTCATGTGCCTATAGGGTCTTCTTCTCAGGCTTTTGTGTCGTCTAGACCTTCCAGCAATTCTGTGGGAGTGAGATGCTATTCTTGTGGAGGTCCCCATCTTCAGTCAGTCTGTCCTCAGATGGAGGGTTTCAAGAGGTGTAATATATGCCGTGTTGATGGGCATTATGCCAAGGATTGTCCTATTGTCAGGAGGACAG ATTGTGTTGCTGATTTGGGATTAGTTGTGAGAGAGTTACAATATGATTTGGCTGTAGCTACTCCCACTTCGGGGTTGGTCAAGACATCTACTTTGTGTGCTAGATGTTCTGTGGTTGTAGAAGGGAGTCGGTTCAAGGTAAACCTCATTTGTTTACCTTTGCAAGGTTTAGATGTGATCTTGGGGATGGATTGGATATCTGCtaatcgcattctcatagacTGTGGTGAGAAGAAGTTAGTATTTCCTGAAGAAGAAGTGGCAGTGTTGTTGTCTTCGGGACAACTGAAGtaa